A single window of Silvimonas iriomotensis DNA harbors:
- the dndE gene encoding DNA sulfur modification protein DndE, with protein sequence MIDRIRLSAAAKNQLANLKRRTGIEHYNTLCRHALCISLANPTVPPKESINFNGGIELDWRVFTSGQEVLYWNLIIVRAVEDAQELGEESLRQVLAAHIHRGLSYMASKSDEDLFSGLA encoded by the coding sequence ATGATTGATCGTATCCGACTTTCCGCAGCTGCTAAGAATCAATTGGCTAACTTGAAGCGTAGAACTGGTATCGAACACTACAACACTCTTTGTCGCCATGCGCTTTGCATATCACTGGCGAATCCAACAGTCCCACCAAAAGAAAGTATCAATTTCAATGGAGGAATTGAACTCGATTGGAGGGTGTTTACCAGTGGTCAAGAGGTGTTGTATTGGAATCTAATAATTGTCAGAGCAGTCGAAGATGCCCAAGAGCTTGGGGAGGAGTCACTCCGTCAAGTCTTGGCTGCACATATTCATCGCGGTCTATCCTACATGGCCAGTAAAAGCGATGAAGATTTATTTTCTGGACTTGCGTGA
- the dndD gene encoding DNA sulfur modification protein DndD: MAKLTITQIAIENLGPFRERQTIDLDVKGDRPVILIKALNGSGKTTLLTALQIGLYGYKAINPARRSEYDQLIAGLQRKDAVSNAVVDLTLSIEIGAYKQTLLVHREWEPHKSSPKEQFAVFSNGMRDLEYTEMWDEFINSILPVELVQLFLFDGEKIESLANPERLPHLLRRATEVFLGLGGIDTLANDLKALERRAASKKDTANSLDKARADADDFDRQLKEVNDRIDILIQRQGQAHSELDAAQRRLEAFSVAAQRNGLTAYQQAAQLNEQAKIAKQQHEIAHNGLVHALEDPFLPLQWIKPLWERYRAQMQQEKQARHANLLAGEFAKRDERILQLLAIQTPQAKDTVASLLRQDLKRFAVPQGPEPILLLGADPLEIEPRLEQAAHQLKKATAEVENAAKMLEQTQLSAAQIPAKEQLSDIFDGMQHHTKAVADAERELQGLTTELSEARAMQTHLENRWNASLQRMRAELKDNALELKALDASARAKKALAIFRERLLASKAQWLADMITTEFKRLLRKRNLVSKVVVDPTSYAVAIEDVRGHVLPMERLSAGERQILAIAVLSALISERKGRFPVVVDTPLARLDRKHREALINNFFAKISHQVLVLSTDEEVEGSVYQTLQRHLNREYELIFDDASRSSSAALHQPQILAEAIS; encoded by the coding sequence ATGGCTAAGTTAACCATTACCCAAATTGCGATAGAAAATTTGGGGCCGTTTCGCGAACGGCAAACAATTGATCTTGATGTGAAAGGAGATCGCCCAGTCATTCTAATCAAGGCTCTGAATGGCAGTGGTAAAACAACGCTCCTCACCGCTTTGCAAATTGGCTTGTACGGCTACAAAGCCATCAACCCGGCACGGCGCTCCGAGTATGATCAGCTGATTGCCGGTCTGCAGCGTAAAGACGCCGTCAGCAACGCAGTTGTCGATTTGACACTGTCAATTGAGATTGGCGCTTACAAGCAAACATTGCTTGTGCACCGCGAATGGGAGCCCCATAAAAGCAGCCCGAAAGAGCAGTTTGCTGTTTTTAGCAATGGCATGCGTGATCTTGAATACACCGAGATGTGGGACGAATTCATCAACTCGATTTTGCCTGTGGAGTTGGTGCAACTGTTCCTGTTTGATGGTGAGAAAATCGAATCACTCGCCAACCCGGAGCGGCTGCCTCATTTGTTGCGCAGGGCTACCGAGGTCTTCCTGGGTTTGGGTGGTATTGATACCTTGGCGAACGATCTCAAAGCATTGGAGAGGCGGGCGGCGAGTAAAAAAGATACCGCAAATAGCCTTGATAAGGCTCGTGCAGATGCAGACGATTTTGACCGCCAACTTAAAGAGGTCAACGATCGCATCGATATATTGATACAGCGCCAAGGGCAGGCCCATAGTGAGCTTGATGCTGCTCAGCGCAGACTTGAAGCCTTCTCGGTAGCTGCGCAACGCAACGGGCTTACCGCCTATCAGCAAGCAGCACAACTTAATGAGCAAGCAAAGATTGCAAAGCAGCAGCATGAGATCGCCCATAATGGGTTGGTGCATGCGTTGGAAGACCCTTTCTTGCCGCTGCAATGGATAAAGCCGCTTTGGGAACGCTACAGGGCGCAAATGCAGCAGGAGAAGCAAGCTAGGCATGCAAATTTGTTGGCTGGTGAGTTTGCAAAACGCGACGAACGCATATTGCAATTGCTGGCTATTCAGACGCCTCAAGCAAAAGATACGGTCGCGTCCCTTCTTCGCCAGGACCTGAAGCGTTTTGCCGTGCCCCAAGGCCCAGAGCCCATTTTGTTGCTTGGGGCCGACCCGCTTGAAATTGAGCCTCGTCTTGAGCAAGCAGCACATCAGCTCAAAAAGGCCACTGCAGAAGTTGAGAATGCAGCAAAGATGCTCGAACAGACGCAATTGTCAGCTGCGCAGATTCCCGCGAAAGAGCAGTTGTCCGATATTTTTGACGGCATGCAACATCACACTAAGGCAGTAGCGGATGCGGAAAGAGAACTCCAAGGGCTCACAACGGAGCTGTCCGAAGCACGGGCTATGCAAACGCACCTCGAAAACCGCTGGAATGCCTCGCTTCAGCGAATGCGCGCCGAACTCAAAGATAATGCTCTGGAATTGAAAGCACTGGATGCCTCCGCGCGCGCCAAGAAAGCCTTAGCTATCTTTCGTGAACGCCTTCTCGCCTCGAAGGCACAATGGCTTGCGGACATGATCACTACAGAATTCAAGAGGCTATTACGCAAGCGCAATCTGGTATCCAAGGTAGTCGTAGACCCAACCAGTTACGCGGTCGCGATTGAGGATGTCAGAGGTCACGTGCTGCCTATGGAGCGTCTCTCTGCTGGGGAGCGCCAGATTCTAGCTATTGCTGTACTAAGCGCGCTGATTAGCGAGCGCAAAGGGCGATTCCCTGTGGTAGTGGATACGCCGTTAGCGCGACTGGATCGCAAGCATCGAGAGGCGCTGATTAACAACTTCTTTGCAAAGATCTCGCACCAAGTGCTGGTGCTTTCTACGGATGAAGAGGTAGAGGGCTCAGTCTACCAAACTCTACAACGCCACTTAAACCGAGAATACGAGCTAATTTTTGATGATGCTAGCCGAAGCAGCTCCGCGGCCCTTCATCAGCCTCAAATCTTAGCCGAAGCCATATCATGA
- the dndC gene encoding DNA phosphorothioation system sulfurtransferase DndC, whose amino-acid sequence MTTPVDVIIQEIQSIYTADTIPWIIGYSGGKDSTASLQLVWNAIAALPAEQRVKDVHVISTDTLVENPVIAAWVENSLECIRRAAEGQGLPIKAHRLTPALENRFWVSLIGKGYPAPRNRFRWCTDRLKISASTKFIQELSEANNEAILVLGQRRGESQARDKVMDQYSGSSRARLSRNKDPKLSRVWVYLPVETWTSDDVWEYIITEPNPWGVDNQELFNIYRGATADAECPIVVDTSTPSCGDSRFGCYVCTMVSQDKSMQAMIQNDEQKAWMQPILDFRNKNLTTKDREVRDFVRLNGRVKAMDQSQELIHGPYLQEQRARLLEELLRTQKAVQSAKAVGYGRIELIGLDEIDEIRRIWVEEKGEIEDLVPKIYEKVFGQVYPGKLLEPVPLESDDLQMLKDIAAELDPQAADRLYRLTRSLLAVQFQSMQSQKRSKHLDNLESVLKANAFRTEDEALAFALETAQSVAEDLSDDLVDVTAQEEQ is encoded by the coding sequence GTGACAACTCCTGTTGATGTCATCATTCAAGAGATCCAGTCGATCTACACCGCAGATACCATTCCCTGGATTATTGGGTATAGCGGCGGCAAAGATTCGACCGCCTCGCTGCAACTGGTATGGAACGCCATAGCCGCTTTGCCAGCTGAGCAACGCGTTAAAGACGTTCATGTAATCAGCACTGATACCTTGGTTGAGAACCCGGTGATTGCAGCTTGGGTTGAGAATTCGCTCGAGTGCATTCGCCGTGCGGCGGAGGGCCAAGGGTTGCCCATCAAGGCGCATCGCCTTACTCCAGCGTTGGAGAACCGCTTCTGGGTTAGTTTGATTGGCAAAGGCTATCCCGCACCGCGCAACCGCTTTCGGTGGTGTACCGATCGGCTGAAGATCAGTGCTTCGACCAAGTTTATTCAAGAACTTTCAGAGGCCAACAACGAAGCGATTCTCGTGTTGGGCCAACGCCGCGGTGAGAGCCAGGCGCGTGACAAAGTCATGGATCAATATAGTGGAAGTTCGCGAGCGCGGTTGAGCCGCAACAAAGACCCCAAACTTTCACGTGTCTGGGTGTATTTACCGGTTGAAACCTGGACTAGTGACGATGTCTGGGAATACATCATTACCGAGCCCAACCCTTGGGGCGTGGACAATCAGGAGCTCTTCAACATTTACCGTGGTGCCACTGCAGACGCGGAATGCCCAATCGTTGTTGATACCTCCACGCCCAGCTGTGGCGATAGTCGCTTCGGGTGCTATGTCTGCACTATGGTTTCGCAAGACAAGTCCATGCAAGCCATGATCCAGAATGATGAGCAGAAGGCCTGGATGCAACCAATTCTGGACTTCCGGAATAAGAATCTGACTACCAAGGATCGAGAGGTCCGAGATTTTGTCCGGTTGAATGGTCGGGTCAAAGCGATGGATCAATCGCAAGAACTTATCCATGGGCCATACCTGCAAGAACAACGAGCCAGATTGCTGGAGGAGTTACTGCGCACGCAGAAAGCGGTGCAGTCTGCTAAGGCCGTGGGTTATGGACGGATTGAGCTGATTGGACTGGACGAAATCGACGAAATTCGCAGGATATGGGTTGAAGAGAAGGGCGAAATCGAAGATTTGGTGCCCAAGATATACGAAAAGGTCTTTGGCCAGGTATATCCTGGCAAGTTGTTGGAGCCGGTTCCCCTAGAGTCAGACGATCTGCAAATGCTGAAAGATATAGCCGCAGAGTTGGATCCGCAGGCGGCTGACCGCTTGTACCGGCTTACCCGCTCGCTGCTGGCAGTGCAATTTCAGTCGATGCAATCGCAAAAGCGCTCCAAACACTTGGATAATCTAGAAAGTGTGCTTAAAGCAAATGCTTTCCGTACCGAAGACGAAGCGCTTGCCTTTGCACTGGAAACCGCGCAGTCCGTTGCTGAGGATCTCTCTGATGATCTCGTTGACGTAACCGCCCAAGAAGAACAATAA
- the dndB gene encoding DNA sulfur modification protein DndB: MADNFSYVFPAIRGVQAGREYYVSMCPLRLLSKIFIFDNEELMPELRAQRTLNKARVPDISRYIVNNPQSYIFSAITASIDGAVSFAPVGSDNVTNFRMGTLTVDMHAKFIVNDGQHRRAAVEQALQAAPELGDETIAVVFFLDHGLERCQQMFADLNRHAVKPSSSLGVLYDHRSAAANVAKHLSLTSKVFHNLIETERSSLSERSRKLFTLSALHFAILEMLPEKELEDFTAASKKCQEFWEIVGAQFPEWIYVRESRMTAGEVRQDFIHSHAIVLQALGRVGKFLYQSSRPDLPKMLGKLRDIDWSRKNAPTWEGRAMIGGRMSKSSQNVTLTCNEIKRVLGLPLTPEELDVEQAFSAAHGFSAQLKEDSK, encoded by the coding sequence ATGGCGGACAATTTTTCCTACGTTTTTCCGGCGATTCGCGGGGTACAAGCTGGACGTGAGTACTACGTCTCGATGTGTCCGCTGCGCTTGCTCTCAAAGATCTTCATTTTCGACAATGAAGAGCTGATGCCTGAGTTGCGCGCCCAGCGCACACTGAACAAAGCCCGAGTCCCGGATATTAGTCGCTACATTGTCAACAACCCTCAAAGCTATATCTTTTCTGCCATCACCGCGTCCATAGATGGGGCTGTTTCATTCGCGCCTGTTGGTAGCGACAACGTTACCAATTTCCGGATGGGTACGCTGACGGTCGATATGCATGCCAAGTTTATCGTGAACGATGGACAACATCGCCGCGCTGCAGTCGAGCAGGCATTACAGGCTGCGCCAGAGTTGGGTGACGAGACGATAGCTGTCGTGTTCTTCCTGGATCATGGTCTTGAACGCTGTCAGCAGATGTTCGCCGATTTGAACAGACATGCTGTCAAGCCGTCATCTTCATTGGGCGTGTTATACGACCATCGTAGTGCGGCTGCAAATGTCGCCAAGCACCTGAGCCTCACTTCTAAAGTATTTCACAACTTGATTGAAACCGAACGCTCATCCCTTTCGGAACGCTCGCGCAAGCTTTTTACGCTGAGCGCACTTCATTTTGCGATCCTGGAAATGCTTCCGGAAAAGGAACTTGAAGATTTCACTGCGGCTTCTAAAAAATGCCAAGAGTTCTGGGAGATCGTGGGTGCCCAGTTCCCTGAGTGGATCTATGTTCGCGAGTCCAGGATGACTGCCGGTGAAGTCAGGCAAGATTTCATCCACTCCCACGCTATTGTTTTGCAGGCACTGGGGCGGGTCGGCAAATTCCTGTATCAGTCCAGTCGTCCGGACCTGCCAAAAATGTTAGGCAAACTTCGAGATATTGACTGGTCCCGCAAAAATGCGCCCACATGGGAGGGCCGGGCCATGATTGGTGGACGCATGTCTAAATCAAGCCAGAACGTAACCCTCACCTGCAATGAAATCAAGCGTGTACTTGGTTTGCCATTAACACCGGAAGAGCTTGATGTGGAACAGGCTTTTAGTGCCGCACATGGTTTTTCCGCGCAATTGAAAGAGGACTCCAAGTGA